A DNA window from Candidatus Vicinibacter affinis contains the following coding sequences:
- a CDS encoding relaxase/mobilization nuclease domain-containing protein, translating to MILKNLTRRSNTGQLVNYLFKQEKDAKQKPILKHNLRSRTTKGWTKELDKNFELRMHRRKDNIRLHHTIISFSNKDKKQINQDLLKDITKKYIELRGKDNIYLASSHHDKEHIHLHIVMSSTKLITGESNRISRQEFRELKLALDEYQKVKYPELVNSLPAHGKSQKLQLTDPEQKLQDREGKLSQKQELLETVQTVYSRSKSLDNFLSELKSAGYNSYSRGGKVYGVEDESGRHYRFKTLGYDLNKLEELDRQAQEEARQLQELASLRDSKSQDKEQEDQFEREIEDERKNEAKDAESNDSEGENDDLDTDDSDDVDFRDD from the coding sequence ATGATTCTAAAGAATCTCACAAGAAGATCAAATACCGGCCAATTAGTAAATTATCTTTTCAAACAGGAAAAAGATGCCAAGCAAAAACCCATTCTAAAACATAATTTAAGAAGTCGGACAACTAAAGGTTGGACAAAAGAGTTGGACAAGAATTTTGAATTAAGAATGCATAGGCGAAAAGATAATATCCGGCTTCATCATACCATTATCTCCTTTTCAAACAAGGATAAAAAGCAAATCAATCAGGATTTATTAAAGGACATAACAAAAAAATATATTGAGCTAAGAGGTAAGGATAACATCTATTTGGCTTCATCCCATCATGACAAAGAGCATATTCATCTTCATATAGTTATGTCCTCTACCAAATTAATCACCGGTGAATCCAATAGAATTTCAAGGCAGGAATTCAGAGAATTGAAACTCGCTTTGGACGAGTATCAAAAAGTAAAATATCCTGAACTTGTAAATAGCCTGCCTGCTCATGGGAAATCACAAAAACTCCAGCTTACAGATCCGGAGCAGAAGCTCCAGGATCGTGAAGGAAAATTATCACAAAAGCAAGAGCTTTTGGAAACTGTTCAGACAGTTTATAGTCGATCAAAATCGCTTGATAATTTTCTTTCTGAGCTCAAATCCGCGGGGTATAATTCGTATAGTAGAGGTGGTAAAGTTTATGGTGTTGAGGATGAGTCTGGACGGCATTATCGTTTTAAAACCCTCGGATATGACCTCAATAAGCTGGAGGAATTAGACCGGCAAGCTCAAGAAGAAGCGAGGCAACTTCAAGAGCTTGCTAGTCTCAGGGATTCCAAAAGTCAGGATAAAGAACAAGAGGATCAGTTTGAAAGAGAAATTGAAGATGAACGAAAGAATGAAGCAAAAGATGCGGAATCCAACGATTCAGAAGGTGAAAATGACGATCTAGATACAGACGATTCGGACGATGTTGATTTTCGAGATGATTAA
- a CDS encoding TIGR04255 family protein → MGNPVKITPDRIKSAIVEIKYTSKLPFEVIIGLFYKILDDTYHYTNRPIQHIKVEEGPEIPLGIQHIFYNNKIHLHLQPGSLVFNGIQKDANSNIYNYIGWDNYMPEILKLLNEIKDQDILENYLRIGIRYNSEYPKIDIRSSTKFNFTFGFPEIISNKFSFSSEFIHNEHRVILQLLNKNNTSDPNNIKATSVIDIDIIKENLNINKNDFEQLIPIITKAHDLKKEIFFKLLQPDFFNSLNPTY, encoded by the coding sequence ATGGGTAATCCTGTAAAAATTACTCCCGATCGAATTAAATCTGCTATTGTAGAAATAAAATATACTTCAAAATTGCCATTCGAGGTAATAATTGGCTTATTTTATAAAATTTTAGATGATACATATCATTATACAAATCGTCCTATACAACATATTAAAGTTGAGGAAGGTCCAGAAATTCCTCTTGGGATTCAACATATTTTTTACAACAATAAAATTCACTTGCATTTACAGCCAGGTTCACTTGTATTTAACGGGATTCAAAAAGATGCGAATTCTAACATTTATAATTATATAGGATGGGATAATTATATGCCTGAAATTTTAAAACTACTCAATGAAATAAAAGATCAAGACATCCTTGAAAACTATTTAAGAATAGGAATTCGTTACAATAGCGAATATCCTAAAATTGATATTAGATCTTCTACCAAGTTTAATTTTACTTTTGGATTCCCTGAAATTATTTCAAATAAATTTAGTTTTTCATCTGAATTCATACATAACGAGCATAGAGTTATACTTCAATTATTAAATAAAAATAACACATCTGATCCAAATAACATTAAAGCAACATCAGTAATTGATATTGATATTATTAAAGAGAATTTAAATATTAATAAAAATGATTTCGAACAATTAATTCCAATTATTACTAAGGCACATGACCTTAAAAAGGAAATTTTTTTCAAATTATTACAACCAGATTTTTTTAACAGTTTAAATCCAACATATTAA
- a CDS encoding site-specific integrase: MASIKIIQRVNKPNKESKLPLCIQIIKDRKKSVIHLGQYLDPNDWDQVKQKVKKTHPNHHELNIFLLKRLTEANKKFLEIETQKSSATAKAIQRNIKSKGSSKFIGQAEIYLNGLKQSGKYNRYSADKPRIKRFIEFLEGEDISFQDITVPLLNKFKAYLKGTREITDRTIINHLVVIRTIFSQAIKDNLVESKFYPFGKDKIRIKFPESQKVSLTIEEVKKLEDAKLSPESSLNHARNLWLLSFYFAGIRISDLLRLKWSDIDDGRLSYTMGKNAKSGSLKIPEKATSILANYKSTSKIKTGFVFSDLDRVYNHSDLFEVQKKISNATKTINEALQKLALKLEIDKKLTMHIARHTFGNLSGDRISIQMLQKLYRHTSILTTIGYQSNFINQDTDEALNSVINFSD, encoded by the coding sequence ATGGCATCTATTAAAATCATCCAACGAGTTAATAAACCCAACAAGGAATCAAAGCTACCGCTCTGCATTCAAATAATTAAGGACAGAAAGAAATCTGTAATTCATTTGGGGCAATATTTAGATCCAAATGATTGGGATCAGGTCAAGCAGAAAGTGAAAAAAACTCATCCTAATCACCATGAATTAAACATCTTCCTTTTAAAAAGATTGACTGAAGCGAATAAGAAATTTTTGGAAATAGAAACTCAGAAATCCAGTGCAACTGCAAAAGCAATCCAGCGCAATATAAAATCAAAAGGCTCCTCAAAGTTTATTGGACAAGCTGAAATTTATTTAAACGGCTTAAAACAAAGCGGTAAATACAATCGATATTCTGCTGACAAACCAAGAATAAAAAGATTTATAGAATTTTTGGAAGGTGAAGATATCTCATTTCAAGACATAACTGTTCCTTTGCTCAATAAATTCAAAGCCTATCTTAAGGGCACTAGAGAAATAACAGATCGAACAATTATTAACCATTTAGTGGTAATTAGAACAATATTCAGCCAAGCCATTAAAGATAACCTTGTAGAGAGTAAGTTTTATCCGTTCGGTAAAGATAAAATACGGATTAAATTTCCGGAATCTCAAAAGGTTAGTCTTACTATTGAAGAAGTTAAAAAACTCGAAGATGCTAAACTATCACCTGAATCTTCATTAAATCATGCTCGCAATCTATGGTTATTATCTTTTTATTTTGCCGGAATACGAATATCGGATTTACTTCGTCTGAAATGGTCAGATATTGATGATGGAAGGCTTAGTTATACTATGGGTAAAAATGCAAAAAGTGGTTCTTTGAAAATTCCGGAAAAAGCTACTTCAATCTTGGCAAATTATAAGTCCACTTCCAAGATCAAAACTGGGTTTGTTTTCTCGGACCTTGATAGGGTGTACAATCATTCTGACTTATTTGAAGTTCAAAAGAAAATTTCAAATGCAACTAAAACAATCAATGAAGCATTGCAGAAGCTTGCTTTAAAACTGGAAATTGATAAAAAGCTAACTATGCATATTGCTCGACATACCTTTGGAAATCTATCTGGTGATAGAATTTCAATTCAAATGCTTCAAAAGCTTTATAGACATACATCTATTCTTACTACAATTGGATATCAATCTAATTTTATAAACCAAGATACAGATGAAGCCTTAAATTCAGTTATTAATTTTAGTGATTGA
- a CDS encoding gliding motility-associated C-terminal domain-containing protein, with protein MKKYIVFIGFLSLCQIVIGQGVAPFCAHEEFHRNLLNTNPEYKNAFLEMERDIYEYTLQLNQNGPKSNFSKVIYTIPVVIHLVVPPGTPIGQGNNLTNQQVENGLDLLNQSFSNEGPFKTNTGVDVEIRFCLARRDPAGKPTNGITRTFSDLVNDPMCSPGTNANSDAAIKSLVSWDCRQYVNIWLVTDLFNANFGCGLAGFAYFPGAPCTVDGIMQEARYWTSVGGTTVTAHEMGHYFGLDHTFNGGCVNNNCLLDGDRVCDTPPDNSASFAPCNTNSCNTDAPDLPDDNTNYMDYSSCQPVHFSQGQKTRMVATLETRRNYLISSRGCQPVGNLDVVAKDIRFLADLCGDSLCPIIVAKNEGISTITQMDIQFYLDGNLVVTNKWTGNLIAGQTQNISFNCLSVPEGMHTVSFLLSNPNNGVDFDLSNDSISLNVEIARPLKLIGIDVTPAHCISDGTAGIRVEGGKPPYRYLISNKTYIQTDSMFQLLVPGNYNATITDERNCTLISSFEIPDSCKSSKNKKFVLNQDATYLGNDCYLLTEEKNFETGSVWYEDKIDLRRPFDIYFQLNLGCIDGAGADGIAFVLQPISTSIGVSGGGLGYQGIRPSLAIEFDTWENGNFNDPVYDHMSLMRNGNVSHASPDQLAGPVGILPNLANAEDCKFHNCRVKWTPQSNLFQIYVDCQLRLEYRGDIIETIFRADPLVYFGFTAATGGAINVQQFCLDYVSEIAALDDYVICKGESIQVSVPSKFATYSWKPSNDINNPTTFNPIITPDSTTTYFVELGDRCNMKVFDTFSITVLDPELNVSLSLEDSCNAKSVTILSIHTGAADSITLYSRDGINFSRDTIYKYNPSSLITVYSKIGQCIRPFVQKLPPSIPDLRDSVLLVRARSCKDSGRIVIIGLGGIPPYQYELNNNGNWLSQGIFDPLDPGSYTITIRDQRNCMVSRQLMIGDYQHVITLKMDSAQLDKSCCNPTPFVNLLATGSYPLYYYSMDGDRWTGDGLFSGLSIGLHQANARDEFGCVSDTLTFEIIDLTQVQNDTQKVNICDGASHQVGNNVYTKSGRYKDVFSNRYCCDSIIYTDLQVWPVYIFSNNKQICEGAFVQVGNKQYTATGNYTDTLSTVSGCDSIVNTSLIVRPVFDQVNNQIICAGESIQVGNKFYGNTGNYLDTLKSIFNCDSIIRTSLQVNPVYDMNFQPVICDRESVQVGNKFYSNAGSYLDTLQTLNGCDSIIRTSLTVHPIFALQNPRMICEGQFIQVGSKKYDQAGVFVDTLSTINGCDSVINTRLIVDLVTAALTVDSIRCYDEQFGGASAQAIRGIPEFLFSFDDGRNFGKLNSVSKLPPGDYKVLIKDSLNCIDTQYFSLIVPIELETELENKIDITLGDKIILKPLLNFNPVTILWSPSDGLSCSDCLNPEVNILRSKNYTLTVTDRLGCTSTAIVQIRVDNNTQIWVPNVFSPNGDQQNDFVTVFGNHSIKQVDEFRIYDRWGNLVFLSGNFMVNDLQAGWDGNFRGEPVNQGVFVYYVKATRIDGTTVTLAGDVSVVR; from the coding sequence ATGAAAAAATACATTGTTTTCATTGGCTTTTTATCACTTTGTCAGATCGTAATCGGTCAAGGTGTTGCCCCCTTTTGTGCGCATGAAGAGTTTCATCGAAATTTATTGAATACCAATCCTGAATACAAAAACGCCTTCCTGGAAATGGAACGCGATATTTATGAATATACCTTGCAATTGAATCAAAACGGTCCTAAATCCAATTTTTCAAAAGTCATTTATACGATTCCAGTGGTCATTCATCTGGTGGTACCTCCCGGGACACCCATAGGTCAAGGAAATAATCTCACTAACCAGCAAGTGGAGAATGGACTTGATTTGTTGAATCAATCCTTTTCCAATGAAGGACCATTCAAAACCAATACAGGGGTCGATGTAGAAATCCGTTTTTGTCTGGCCAGAAGAGATCCTGCCGGAAAGCCTACCAATGGCATCACCCGCACGTTTAGCGATCTGGTCAACGATCCGATGTGCAGTCCGGGTACCAATGCCAACAGCGATGCGGCCATCAAAAGTCTGGTTTCATGGGATTGCCGTCAGTACGTCAACATCTGGTTGGTGACAGATCTGTTCAATGCCAATTTTGGTTGTGGTCTTGCGGGCTTCGCTTATTTTCCGGGGGCGCCTTGTACGGTGGATGGGATTATGCAAGAGGCCAGGTATTGGACTTCTGTAGGTGGTACGACCGTCACTGCGCATGAAATGGGACATTACTTTGGACTGGACCATACTTTTAATGGAGGATGTGTAAACAACAACTGCCTGCTGGACGGGGACAGGGTCTGTGATACTCCTCCGGACAATTCCGCTTCTTTTGCCCCTTGCAATACAAATTCCTGCAATACCGATGCACCGGATCTTCCTGATGACAATACGAATTACATGGATTATTCTTCTTGCCAACCGGTGCATTTCAGTCAAGGACAAAAGACCAGGATGGTGGCTACTCTTGAAACTCGGAGGAACTATCTTATCAGTTCACGCGGATGTCAGCCTGTTGGCAATCTTGATGTGGTTGCAAAAGATATCCGTTTTTTGGCTGATCTATGCGGTGATAGTTTATGCCCGATCATAGTCGCTAAAAATGAAGGCATCAGTACGATCACCCAAATGGATATTCAGTTTTATTTGGATGGTAATCTGGTGGTAACAAATAAGTGGACAGGTAATCTGATTGCAGGACAAACTCAGAATATTTCTTTTAATTGTTTATCCGTACCGGAGGGCATGCATACCGTTTCTTTTTTATTGTCAAATCCTAACAATGGCGTGGATTTCGATTTGTCAAATGACAGCATTTCTTTAAACGTGGAAATCGCGCGTCCACTTAAATTAATTGGCATTGATGTGACGCCCGCTCATTGTATCAGTGATGGAACTGCCGGCATCAGAGTGGAAGGAGGAAAGCCTCCTTATCGTTATCTGATCAGCAACAAAACGTACATCCAGACGGATAGTATGTTCCAGTTACTGGTACCCGGAAATTACAATGCCACCATTACGGATGAAAGGAATTGTACACTAATAAGCAGTTTTGAAATACCTGACAGTTGCAAAAGTTCAAAAAATAAAAAGTTTGTACTCAACCAGGATGCTACCTACCTGGGAAATGATTGTTATCTGCTTACGGAAGAAAAAAATTTTGAAACCGGCAGTGTGTGGTATGAAGATAAAATAGATTTGAGACGACCGTTTGACATATACTTTCAGCTTAATCTGGGTTGCATCGATGGAGCAGGTGCTGATGGGATAGCTTTTGTCCTTCAACCAATCTCCACCTCCATTGGCGTTTCAGGCGGTGGTCTTGGCTATCAGGGAATCAGACCCAGTTTGGCAATTGAATTTGACACTTGGGAAAATGGAAATTTCAATGATCCGGTATATGATCATATGTCTCTGATGAGGAATGGAAATGTGAGCCATGCCTCACCGGATCAGTTGGCTGGACCTGTAGGAATTCTTCCCAATCTTGCCAATGCGGAAGATTGCAAATTTCATAATTGCAGGGTGAAGTGGACTCCGCAGTCAAATTTGTTTCAGATTTATGTAGATTGTCAATTGAGATTGGAATACCGCGGAGACATCATTGAGACTATTTTTAGAGCGGATCCACTTGTCTATTTTGGTTTTACTGCTGCAACAGGAGGAGCGATTAATGTGCAGCAGTTTTGTCTGGATTATGTAAGTGAAATTGCAGCCCTGGATGATTACGTCATTTGCAAAGGAGAATCCATTCAGGTATCCGTACCTTCCAAATTCGCGACCTACTCCTGGAAACCTTCCAACGACATCAACAATCCGACAACTTTTAATCCCATTATCACGCCGGACAGCACCACAACTTATTTTGTAGAATTGGGAGACAGATGCAATATGAAAGTATTTGATACTTTTAGCATTACAGTGCTGGATCCTGAGCTCAATGTAAGTCTGAGTCTGGAAGATTCCTGCAATGCAAAGTCTGTTACCATACTGAGTATTCATACCGGTGCAGCAGACAGCATTACATTATATTCAAGGGATGGAATTAATTTTTCCCGCGACACCATTTACAAATACAATCCATCTTCCCTGATCACTGTATACTCAAAAATTGGTCAGTGCATCCGGCCATTTGTTCAAAAATTACCTCCTTCCATTCCTGATCTGAGAGACAGCGTGTTGTTGGTTCGTGCAAGAAGTTGTAAAGATTCAGGACGTATTGTAATCATTGGACTGGGTGGAATTCCACCTTATCAATATGAGTTGAACAACAATGGCAATTGGCTGAGTCAGGGAATATTTGATCCTTTGGATCCGGGTAGTTATACCATCACCATCCGTGATCAGCGCAATTGCATGGTAAGTCGGCAATTGATGATAGGAGATTACCAACATGTGATTACACTTAAAATGGATTCTGCGCAGTTGGATAAATCTTGTTGCAATCCAACGCCTTTTGTAAACCTCCTTGCAACAGGTTCTTATCCGCTCTATTACTATTCTATGGATGGTGACCGGTGGACAGGAGATGGTTTGTTCAGTGGGTTGTCGATTGGATTACACCAGGCAAATGCCAGGGATGAATTTGGATGTGTTTCAGATACTCTGACTTTTGAGATTATTGATTTAACACAGGTGCAAAACGATACGCAAAAAGTAAATATTTGTGACGGAGCAAGTCATCAGGTAGGCAATAATGTGTATACCAAATCGGGACGTTACAAAGACGTCTTTAGCAATCGATATTGTTGTGACAGCATCATATATACCGATTTGCAAGTTTGGCCGGTTTACATTTTTTCCAACAACAAACAAATCTGCGAAGGTGCTTTTGTTCAGGTGGGTAATAAGCAATATACCGCAACAGGAAATTATACCGACACTTTATCCACCGTTTCCGGATGTGACAGCATTGTCAATACTTCATTGATAGTAAGACCTGTATTTGATCAGGTCAACAACCAAATTATCTGTGCAGGAGAAAGCATACAGGTGGGCAATAAATTTTACGGGAACACCGGAAATTATTTGGATACTCTGAAAAGTATTTTTAATTGCGACAGCATCATTCGAACTTCCTTACAGGTTAATCCGGTCTATGACATGAATTTCCAACCGGTGATCTGTGATCGCGAAAGTGTTCAAGTAGGAAATAAATTTTATTCCAATGCCGGAAGTTATTTGGATACGCTTCAGACTTTAAATGGATGCGACAGTATCATCAGAACTTCGTTAACGGTGCATCCTATATTTGCTTTGCAAAATCCGCGCATGATTTGTGAAGGACAGTTCATTCAGGTTGGATCCAAAAAATATGATCAGGCAGGAGTATTTGTGGATACCCTGAGTACCATCAATGGTTGTGACAGTGTGATCAATACCCGCTTAATTGTAGATCTAGTAACTGCTGCACTTACGGTAGATTCGATTCGTTGTTATGATGAACAATTTGGCGGAGCAAGCGCACAGGCAATCAGAGGAATTCCTGAATTTTTATTCAGTTTTGATGACGGCAGGAATTTTGGAAAATTGAATTCAGTCAGCAAATTGCCTCCGGGTGATTACAAAGTTTTGATCAAGGATTCATTGAATTGCATCGACACTCAGTATTTCAGTTTGATTGTTCCAATCGAATTGGAAACAGAGCTTGAAAATAAAATTGACATCACGCTGGGTGATAAAATAATTCTAAAACCTTTGTTGAACTTCAATCCGGTCACGATACTTTGGTCTCCGTCGGATGGTTTGAGTTGCAGTGATTGTTTGAATCCTGAAGTGAATATTCTGCGATCAAAAAATTATACACTCACCGTTACCGATCGTCTGGGATGCACCAGTACAGCCATTGTTCAGATCCGGGTGGACAACAATACGCAAATTTGGGTGCCCAATGTTTTTTCTCCGAATGGAGATCAGCAAAATGATTTTGTCACGGTGTTTGGAAATCATTCCATCAAGCAAGTAGACGAATTCAGAATCTATGACCGATGGGGCAACCTGGTATTTCTATCCGGCAATTTTATGGTGAATGATCTGCAGGCGGGCTGGGACGGCAACTTCCGTGGCGAGCCAGTGAACCAGGGTGTATTTGTGTATTATGTAAAAGCAACGAGGATAGATGGAACGACAGTGACCCTGGCGGGAGATGTGAGTGTGGTGAGGTAG
- a CDS encoding thioredoxin family protein, translating to MLAIVISANLISCAQTPAKDANNGYKAEQEGWLVNLDEAYALSKKTNKPIMANFTGSDWCGWCKRLSAAVFVKDDFKAWAKKNVILLELDFPRGKAIPDAIRTQNANLQQAFQVSGYPTIWVFDLEKDKKTNQYQINALGKTGYTATVQEFTSGVDQMIAKRAAK from the coding sequence ATGCTGGCAATTGTAATTTCTGCCAATCTTATTTCATGTGCCCAGACTCCGGCCAAAGATGCCAACAATGGCTATAAAGCAGAGCAAGAAGGATGGTTAGTCAATCTCGATGAAGCCTATGCACTATCCAAGAAAACCAATAAGCCGATCATGGCTAATTTCACTGGTTCAGACTGGTGCGGCTGGTGTAAGCGTTTGTCCGCAGCGGTCTTTGTTAAAGATGATTTCAAAGCATGGGCAAAGAAAAATGTAATCCTTCTGGAGTTGGATTTCCCTAGAGGTAAAGCCATCCCGGATGCCATCAGAACCCAAAATGCCAATCTTCAGCAAGCTTTTCAAGTTTCTGGATATCCAACTATCTGGGTTTTTGACCTGGAGAAAGATAAGAAAACCAATCAATACCAGATTAATGCGCTTGGCAAAACAGGTTATACCGCCACTGTTCAGGAATTCACTTCCGGTGTAGACCAGATGATCGCCAAGAGAGCCGCTAAGTAA
- a CDS encoding nuclear transport factor 2 family protein, whose amino-acid sequence MKRIFLLLWGLAMSTMLLSQNSPTTKEREVQQTVINFFEAISNRDSTTLKKYMTADIELLEYGSLWNADTLIKKAIKSNTSSDFIRKNTFDFLSTHVHKKTAWLTYHLYSDITKERKQSSVHWLETVVLIKEKQSWKIKLLHSTLISRT is encoded by the coding sequence TTGAAAAGAATCTTTCTTTTATTATGGGGTCTTGCAATGTCAACCATGCTGTTGTCACAAAACTCCCCTACAACAAAGGAACGAGAGGTACAGCAAACGGTCATTAATTTTTTTGAAGCGATTTCAAACAGGGATTCAACAACCCTGAAGAAATACATGACTGCAGACATCGAGTTACTGGAATATGGGAGTTTATGGAATGCAGACACCCTGATTAAAAAAGCGATAAAATCAAATACCTCGAGTGATTTTATAAGGAAAAATACTTTTGACTTTCTCAGCACTCATGTTCATAAAAAAACCGCCTGGCTTACCTACCATCTCTACTCAGACATAACAAAAGAACGTAAACAATCTTCTGTGCATTGGTTGGAGACCGTTGTGCTGATAAAAGAAAAGCAGAGTTGGAAAATCAAACTCTTACACTCCACATTGATTTCCCGTACTTAA